The Mangifera indica cultivar Alphonso chromosome 8, CATAS_Mindica_2.1, whole genome shotgun sequence genome has a window encoding:
- the LOC123223082 gene encoding desmethyl-deoxy-podophyllotoxin synthase-like, producing the protein MLQLPLLPVFLTSILFLLMLVRYLNNSKVRGKELPGPKPLPIIGNLHQLARDLPHHALTRLCNKYGPVTKLQLGQLVLVIISSPETAKEVLKTKEISFAQRPQVYAVKVMSSDHSGIFFSPYNDYWRELRKISVMELLSPKRVQSFKSIREEEVWDLIECISSCEGLVINLSEKIFAMTNNVVSRAAFGQKCKDQHDFTNLLEEIMHLAGGFNIADLYPSLRFLPALTGMKSALMKIQKKVDKILEDIVTEHKLKRKADTNGNDDIVDALLNYEEANENEFHLTTDQVKSVTLDIFSAGGETSATSTEWVMSELLKNPRVMEKAQAEVRQACEGKRKIGEADVQKLDYLEAVIKETFRLHPPGPLLPREARESCEISGYKIPAKAKIFINTYAMGRDPKIWTDPEDFQPERFEGSSIDFKGNHFELLPFGAGRRICPGISFATSAIQLGLAQMLYHFDWRLSNGTKLEDLNMTESFGVTARKKYNLQVIATTRIPFLK; encoded by the exons ATGCTTCAACTGCCATTGCTTCCTGTCTTCTTGACTTCCATTCTTTTCTTGTTGATGCTTGTTAGGTATTTGAACAACTCTAAAGTTAGAGGAAAGGAGCTTCCAGGGCCTAAACCACTGCCTATTATAGGGAACTTGCATCAATTGGCTAGAGATTTACCACACCATGCTTTGACAAGATTATGCAACAAATACGGTCCTGTAACAAAGCTACAACTTGGACAACTTGTTCTAGTGATTATTTCTTCGCCTGAAACTGCCAAAGAGGTGTTAAAGACCAAAGAAATCAGTTTCGCACAGAGGCCTCAGGTGTATGCAGTGAAAGTCATGTCATCCGATCATTCAGgtatttttttctctccctaTAATGATTATTGGAGAGAACTGAGGAAGATATCTGTTATGGAGCTCTTGAGCCCTAAGCGTGTCCAGTCATTTAAATCCATTAGAGAAGAGGAGGTATGGGATCTTATTGAATGTATTTCTTCCTGTGAGGGACTTGTAATAAATCTCAGTGAGAAGATTTTCGCCATGACGAATAACGTGGTTTCGCGGGCGGCTTTTGGTCAGAAGTGTAAAGATCAACACGATTTTACAAATCTGCTAGAGGAAATAATGCACCTTGCTGGAGGGTTTAACATTGCAGATTTATACCCTTCTCTTAGGTTTCTTCCAGCCCTGACTGGGATGAAATCTGCATTAATGAAAATTCAGAAGAAGGTTGATAAGATTCTTGAAGATATTGTCACCGAACATAAGTTGAAAAGAAAAGCTGATACCAATGGCAATGATGACATAGTTGACGCACTTCTCAATTATGAAGAGGCTAATGAGAATGAGTTTCATCTCACAACCGATCAGGTGAAATCTGTGACTTTG GATATTTTCTCTGCAGGGGGTGAGACTTCAGCAACATCAACAGAATGGGTTATGTCAGAGCTGCTGAAAAACCCGAGAGTAATGGAGAAAGCTCAGGCAGAGGTACGACAAGCATGtgaaggaaagagaaaaattgGGGAGGCTGATGTTCAAAAGCTCGATTACTTGGAAGCTGTTATAAAGGAAACTTTCAGATTGCACCCTCCAGGTCCTTTACTTCCAAGAGAAGCGAGGGAAAGCTGTGAGATTAGTGGATATAAAATACCAGCTAAGGCCAAAATCTTCATTAATACTTATGCAATGGGAAGAGATCCCAAAATCTGGACAGATCCTGAAGACTTTCAACCAGAGCGTTTTGAAGGCTCTTCAATTGACTTCAAAGGGAACCACTTTGAATTGCTTCCCTTTGGTGCTGGTAGGAGGATTTGTCCAGGCATATCATTTGCAACTTCCGCGATACAACTTGGCCTTGCTCAGATGCTTTATCACTTTGACTGGAGACTCTCAAATGGGACTAAACTAGAAGACCTGAATATGACAGAGAGTTTTGGAGTGACAgctagaaaaaaatataatctgCAAGTGATCGCTACCACTCGCATTCCTTTCCTGAAATGA
- the LOC123223055 gene encoding receptor-like protein 6 codes for MELQKPGLESLVEKLTNLKTLYLSQVNISSSIPHILANLSSLIELSLRECELQGEFPAKIFQLPNLQMLSVRYNPSLIGYLPKFDASSPVQELRLGGTSFTGEIPNSIGNLKSLSHLDIHDCNFLGTIPSSLGNLAEITSLYLSQNMFSGKLPPIVGNLTSLEELDVSNNNFSVQNSIALSWISKHSKLTYLGISQINLVGEIPSWLMNLTQLNFLCIGSNQLTGQIPDWFMNHNQLSEIFLESNQLTGHISSHIRNLTKLIELGLSSNQLEGPIPASITELENLEFLDLRQNNLNGTIDLNMFLYKLKSLKALALSSNSLSLITKTNIRLEVQQLWLLGLASCNLYEFPYFLHNQGQLEILDLSSNKIAGQIPKWFLNQSVDSLLILNLSYNLLTGFQYHPDFLPWTRLSRLDLRNNKFQGPLKVPSLSTRYYLASHSNLIGEIPPLICNLSRLRVLDLSYNNLSGRLPQCLGNLSYRLLLLNLRSNKFCGSIPSTFVSGINLKWIDLSHNELQGRIPRSLANCTGLEFLNLGNNQICDVFPSWLGTLPELKVLILQANGFSGVIRDPETSFAFPKLRIIDLSSNRFTGRDRL; via the exons ATGGAACTCCAAAAGCCAGGTCTAGAAAGCCTAGTCGAGAAGTTAACCAACTTGAAGACATTATATCTCAGTCAAGTCAACATTTCTTCCTCGATACCACATATCTTGGCGAATCTATCTTCGTTGATTGAATTATCCCTCCGAGAGTGTGAATTGCAAGGTGAATTTCCCGCAAAGATATTTCAATTACCCAATCTTCAAATGCTCAGTGTGCGGTACAATCCAAGTCTAATTGGATATTTACCCAAATTTGATGCAAGCAGTCCAGTTCAAGAACTGAGGCTTGGGGGCACGAGTTTCACTGGTGAGATTCCAAATTCAATAGGGAATCTTAAATCTTTATCTCACTTGGATATTCATGATTGCAATTTTTTAGGGACAATTCCATCTTCACTTGGTAATCTTGCCGAGATCACTTCTCTTTACTTGTCTCAAAATATGTTTTCAGGCAAGTTGCCTCCTATAGTGGGAAATCTTACTTCTTTAGAAGAACTCGATGTATCCAATAACAATTTCTCAGTGCAAAATTCTATTGCATTATCTTGGATCAGTAAGCATAGCAAATTGACATATTTAGGCATTTCACAAATCAATCTAGTGGGGGAAATTCCATCTTGGCTCATGAACTTAAcccaacttaattttttatgtataggTAGCAACCAATTAACTGGTCAGATCCCAGATTGGTTCATGAACCACAACCAATTATCAGAGATATTTCTAGAGTCTAATCAATTAACTGGTCATATCTCTTCTCATATTAGAAACTTGACCAAATTGATAGAACTGGGACTATCATCGAATCAATTGGAAGGTCCGATTCCAGCCTCCATCACTGAACTTGAGAATCTTGAATTCCTTGACCTTCGGCAAAATAATCTGAATGGCACTATAGATTTAAACATGTTTCTCTATAAACTCAAATCTTTAAAAGCATTAGCTCTCTCGTCAAATTCTTTGTCCTTGATTACCAAAACCAACATCCGCCTTGAAGTTCAACAACTGTGGCTTTTAGGATTGGCTTCATGCAACCTTTACGAGTTCCCGTATTTCCTACACAACCAAGGTCAGTTGGAGATTCTAGACCTTTCATCTAATAAGATAGCTGGCCAAATACCTAAATGGTTCTTAAACCAAAGTGTAGATAGTTTGCTCATCTTGAACCTTTCTTACAATCTTTTGACTGGCTTTCAGTATCACCCCGATTTTCTCCCATGGACTCGACTAAGCAGGTTAGACCTTAGGAATAATAAATTCCAAGGACCATTGAAGGTTCCATCCCTGTCCACCCGCTACTATCTGGCTTCACACAGTAACTTGATTGGTGAAATTCCACCTCTCATATGCAATTTGAGTAGGCTGCGAGTTCTTGATCTGTCTTATAACAACTTAAGTGGCAGGCTTCCACAATGTTTGGGCAATCTCAGCTATCGCCTTTTATTGTTGAATTTGCGAAGTAACAAGTTTTGTGGAAGTATTCCCTCAACATTTGTGAGTGGCATAAATCTGAAGTGGATTGATTTAAGCCATAATGAACTGCAAGGGAGAATTCCGAGATCATTAGCTAATTGTACAGGGCTGGAATTTCTTAATCTTGGAAATAACCAAATTTGTGATGTTTTCCCTTCTTGGTTAGGAACACTTCCAGAGTTAAAGGTTCTCATTTTACAAGCCAACGGGTTTTCGGGTGTAATAAGAGATCCTGAAACAAGTTTTGCCTTTCCAAAGTTGCGCATCATCGATCTCTCTAGTAATAGATTTACAG GAAGAGATCGCCTTTGA
- the LOC123223448 gene encoding putative receptor like protein 25, translating into MQTGVDEEFDLFYSLYVYSAEINTKGIELAYGKISNMLTAIIFSSNRFEGEIPESIANLRGLHILGLSNNSLSGPIPSSMGKLVALESLDLSNNRLSGQIPPELAQITFLEFFNVSNNHLTGLIPQGKQFDTFEIGSFNGNPGLCGKPLSKQCESFQPSQKQDSGSHHSLFEIYLEIILIGYASGLIVGVVLGNIFAKRRRGGL; encoded by the coding sequence ATGCAGACGGGTGTTGATGAGGAATTCGATCTGTTCTATTCTTTGTATGTTTACTCGGCAGAGATAAATACCAAAGGCATTGAGTTGGCATATGGGAAGATCTCAAATATGCTCACAGCCATTATTTTCTCAAGCAACCGATTTGAAGGAGAGATTCCAGAATCTATTGCTAACTTAAGGGGGCTTCATATTCTCGGTCTTTCAAATAATTCTCTCTCAGGTCCCATCCCTTCATCCATGGGCAAACTAGTGGCTCTAGAATCTTTGGACCTCTCTAACAACAGACTCTCAGGACAGATTCCTCCAGAACTAGCACAGATCACTTTCCTTGAATTCTTCAATGTTTCAAATAATCATCTCACTGGCCTCATACCACAAGGGAAACAATTTGACACGTTTGAGATTGGTTCGTTTAATGGGAACCCAGGATTATGCGGAAAGCCTCTATCAAAACAATGTGAATCTTTTCAACCTTCACAGAAACAAGATTCAGGCTCGCACCACTCTCTGTTTGAAATATATCTGGAAATAATTTTGATTGGGTATGCAAGTGGGCTAATTGTTGGAGTGGTCCTTGGAAATATCTTTGCTAAGAGAAGACGTGGAGGGTTGTAA